One Paroedura picta isolate Pp20150507F chromosome 3, Ppicta_v3.0, whole genome shotgun sequence genomic window carries:
- the LOC143831999 gene encoding uncharacterized protein LOC143831999, with translation MPAECQEGGRGVGCLRSAGDAIGPRAVLGPPTALFSTPVPCGGLGASAKRLLSELELECALSPSKGGEMALASPEVPSQVQLLCRADSFKPHQELSGHVLGRCRLEMSETWVLDSFLEDSSYGHGWKLTNKSRREK, from the exons ATGCCTGCCGAGTGTCAGGAGGGCGGCCGGGGGGTGGGCTGCCTTCGCTCAGCTGGGGACGCCATCGGGCCCCGGGCGGTACTGGGACCCCCGACGGCTTTGTTCAGCACGCCTGTCCCCTGCGGAGGACTTGGGGCAAGCGCTAAACGGCTCTTGAGCGAACTCGAGCTCGAATGTGCTCTTTCGCCCAGCAAGGGCGGGGAGATGGCTTTGGCCAGCCCGGAGGTCCCCAGCCAG GTCCAACTGCTATGCCGTGCTGACTCTTTCAAGCCGCATCAGGAGCTCTCTGGCCATGTTCTGGGACGGTGCAGGCTG GAAATGTCAGAAACATGGGTTCTGGACTCTTTTCTGGAAGACAGCAGCTATGGCCATGGATGGAAGCTGACAAataaaagcaggagggagaaaTGA